From Chiloscyllium punctatum isolate Juve2018m chromosome 39, sChiPun1.3, whole genome shotgun sequence, one genomic window encodes:
- the LOC140464114 gene encoding uncharacterized protein isoform X1 — MNRLVFIHIFSIVVFAKTEELTPKFGITTDRRSSSSGILDPSVNLTKLPHKNQSHLESSLPVLDAFFEREETSYQQYKIKNEISHAEGELSPMVFFEKNHKRNESTDRQKYKATAKEHPERQGSWQSNYLRPLYPDKSNLNRSPIYYNLLVKRMQSSFSVYPIHNYHQGTQLHHHVTKQGERATSYNLDLEENRSRKTIRYRTSETFTNGSNSSSTIHRRPSSLLYHFNILREDYNKELCSIECRKEKNEREFYCNSEFVFNLSTAISGIVHAIVTLGKGLRLVTLLVDSGGFYRMSRLYVTPDGFFFKVHILVVDTFNCRRLCPDLKFGGKYILMGLIYHRRYILPTWAQERVSGRLKPGDGLVKSSSYVRRYNKKRDQRVQLARDGKCGSAFFRSQQN; from the exons AGCTCACACCAAAATTTGGAATAACAACAGATCGAAGATCTTCCTCCTCAGGGATTCTTGACCCTTCAGTAAATCTAACAAAATTGCCTCACAAAAATCAGAGTCACCTGGAGTCCAGTCTACCTGTTCTGGATgccttttttgagagagaagagACATCTTACCAACAATACAAGATCAAAAATGAAATCTCACATGCAGAGGGTGAACTCAGTCCCAtggttttttttgaaaaaaaccaCAAAAGGAATGAAAGCACAGACAGGCAGAAGTACAAGGCAACTGCAAAAGAACATCCTGAGAGACAGGGAAGTTGGCAATCAAACTACTTGCGACCCCTATATCCAGATAAGTCCAACTTGAATAGGTCACCGATCTACTATAATCTTCTGGTCAAAAGAATGCAGTCAAGTTTTTCCGTGTATCCGATCCACAATTATCATCAGGGCACACAGCTCCATCATCATGTAACAAAACAGGGAGAAAGAGCTACATCTTACAATCTAGACCTTGAGGAGAACAGATCCAGAAAGACTATACGGTACAGAACAAGTGAAACATTCACAAATGGAAGCAATTCATCATCTACAATCCATCGACGTCCTTCAAGTTTGCTCTATCACTTCAACATACTCAGAGAAG ATTACAATAAAGAGTTATGTTCAATTGAATGCAGAAAGGAAAAGAATGAAAGAGAATTCTACTGCAACAGTGAGTTCG TATTCAATCTTTCAACAGCAATCAGTGGTATAGTCCATGCTATAGTGACCCTTGGTAAAGGGCTGCGTCTGGTGACATTATTGGTAGACAGCGGTGGATTCTATCGCATGAGTCGATTATATGTCACACCTGATGGATTCTTCTTCAAAGTGCATATTCTTGTTGTTGACACTTTCAACTGTAGAAGATTGTGTCCGGACTTGAAATTTG GTGGCAAATACATCCTGATGGGCCTGATTTATCACAGGAGATACATTCTACCCACTTGGGCACAAGAACGTGTTTCTGGGAGACTAAAGCCAGGAGATGGACTGGTTAAGAGCAGTAGCTATGTGAGACGATATAACAAAAAGAGGGACCAGAGAGTCCAGTTAGCACGTGATGGGAAATGTGGAAGTGCATTTTTCAGATCTCAGCAGAATTGA
- the LOC140464114 gene encoding UPF0450 protein C17orf58 homolog isoform X2 — protein sequence MNRLVFIHIFSIVVFAKTEELTPKFGITTDRRSSSSGILDPSVNLTKLPHKNQSHLESSLPVLDAFFEREETSYQQYKIKNEISHAEGELSPMVFFEKNHKRNESTDRQKYKATAKEHPERQGSWQSNYLRPLYPDKSNLNRSPIYYNLLVKRMQSSFSVYPIHNYHQGTQLHHHVTKQGERATSYNLDLEENRSRKTIRYRTSETFTNGSNSSSTIHRRPSSLLYHFNILREDYNKELCSIECRKEKNEREFYCNSEFAISGIVHAIVTLGKGLRLVTLLVDSGGFYRMSRLYVTPDGFFFKVHILVVDTFNCRRLCPDLKFGGKYILMGLIYHRRYILPTWAQERVSGRLKPGDGLVKSSSYVRRYNKKRDQRVQLARDGKCGSAFFRSQQN from the exons AGCTCACACCAAAATTTGGAATAACAACAGATCGAAGATCTTCCTCCTCAGGGATTCTTGACCCTTCAGTAAATCTAACAAAATTGCCTCACAAAAATCAGAGTCACCTGGAGTCCAGTCTACCTGTTCTGGATgccttttttgagagagaagagACATCTTACCAACAATACAAGATCAAAAATGAAATCTCACATGCAGAGGGTGAACTCAGTCCCAtggttttttttgaaaaaaaccaCAAAAGGAATGAAAGCACAGACAGGCAGAAGTACAAGGCAACTGCAAAAGAACATCCTGAGAGACAGGGAAGTTGGCAATCAAACTACTTGCGACCCCTATATCCAGATAAGTCCAACTTGAATAGGTCACCGATCTACTATAATCTTCTGGTCAAAAGAATGCAGTCAAGTTTTTCCGTGTATCCGATCCACAATTATCATCAGGGCACACAGCTCCATCATCATGTAACAAAACAGGGAGAAAGAGCTACATCTTACAATCTAGACCTTGAGGAGAACAGATCCAGAAAGACTATACGGTACAGAACAAGTGAAACATTCACAAATGGAAGCAATTCATCATCTACAATCCATCGACGTCCTTCAAGTTTGCTCTATCACTTCAACATACTCAGAGAAG ATTACAATAAAGAGTTATGTTCAATTGAATGCAGAAAGGAAAAGAATGAAAGAGAATTCTACTGCAACAGTGAGTTCG CAATCAGTGGTATAGTCCATGCTATAGTGACCCTTGGTAAAGGGCTGCGTCTGGTGACATTATTGGTAGACAGCGGTGGATTCTATCGCATGAGTCGATTATATGTCACACCTGATGGATTCTTCTTCAAAGTGCATATTCTTGTTGTTGACACTTTCAACTGTAGAAGATTGTGTCCGGACTTGAAATTTG GTGGCAAATACATCCTGATGGGCCTGATTTATCACAGGAGATACATTCTACCCACTTGGGCACAAGAACGTGTTTCTGGGAGACTAAAGCCAGGAGATGGACTGGTTAAGAGCAGTAGCTATGTGAGACGATATAACAAAAAGAGGGACCAGAGAGTCCAGTTAGCACGTGATGGGAAATGTGGAAGTGCATTTTTCAGATCTCAGCAGAATTGA